TGTGATTTAAGTTGCTTATCCATCCATGTCTCTTAAGTGATTGTGCAGCCACCACATAATCCTTAATGATTTTATTCTTGCCACCTATATTACAATGACTTAAGAGTCAAAAGATTTAGGGGCTGCCACATTTTTGGGCCTTTTAGGCCTTATTCCAATCATGATTATTTAGTAATTTATCTTATAAATCTCCCACTGATcgataattatccaattatccatataattaagaattctctcaaattacataaaaatgctattcacttttaacacactttatacaccttgctatcatggtcatgtggtaccttgtatgacactagtctataaatacggggtattatagtttggaccgtattttacctcaaaatgtcaactttgacgaaattcatttttgttgatttgcttaccctcgcaccttcacgaatttacttatcacttgtttgaaataacataatgcttataacctcaaaaataatcttattcccgagcttatatcaatttactcatgatgtactttcatgtacgaaaatatggggtgtaacacatttcttggaaaatattttccacggaaaacattttccgttataccaaacacactcGTAGTAGTGTAGCCAAGGGTTGGGGCGTTGGGCCAATATTTGGGCAACATTTTGCACTATATACTTCTCTATCGCAATCTGTTGCTTAGAACTTTCAATACTAAATTGTAATTGTTGCTATTCTATAGTTTGAGTTCTTTCGTTTGCTCCAATATTTTTATAGGCTTATCACCAACTTATTGTCCTATGTTGTAATTTCAATAATGATAGTCACTAcagatcctttttttttttgaatatttttagGGAACCCACAGTCAATACATTGATAACCCGCTCACTATGTAATAGCTCGCAAATCATATAGAAAAAGTAAACCGCGAGCTCTGATTGAGGAGGTTGATGGTGAGGAGAATCGATCACAAATCTCTCATGTGAAAAACCACTCATCCAACCAACTTCCGGGTCACTACTGATCCTTTTTATTGAAGAATTTGCATGTTTAAGATTGAGTTATTAATGGTACTCACTATTTATTCGTTACCTATTTGTTATGTGTATTCTTGCCGCACCTTGAATATGAAGTACATGtctttatattattattaatattttgtcATTTCTTAATCATAAACAACTCAAAAATTTCAAAGAATTAAACAAGTGAGTTTCTATTACAACACGGTTACTATTACAAAAGCTCATCGGATACTTGAACAACtatttaaaaaaagagtattacAAACTCATCAATAGTTTGTTCCATCTCTTTGACACGAGGAAACCTCTAGTGTAGTAATAAATATGGTTCACGAAttacgtttttttttttttttttgatttctttGACAGGAGGAAACCACTAGTGTAGTAATAAATATGGTTCAACAattactttggtttatttttatttttcttattttctagTTAGTGTCCAATATCTATGGAGTCTGACAAAATTTGAATTCGCACCCAAAAATTTGACATTTGAGGATAAAGCACTCGGTAATTTGATTTGTAGATTCAACTTTCAGGCACTCTTTAACATTTTTTTGAATCTCAATGTTAAAATTCATGGCTCATCCACTATCATCACCTATCAAATAATAAATTATGAGAGTAATCCCACTTCTGTTTTTAATGTTTTTTAAGGAAAACACAGAAATAATATTACTAAACAAAAGATTACATAGTCCCCGAGAACGTTATCATTACCTAACTTGGCAAGGCTATTACAAACACTAGAAAGAAGATACTTAGTACTATTACTAACTCCGTGCTTGTCCTTCGCTAATTGAGGATCAACAAAAAGGGGTGGACGAGCATGGTAAAAATATTTAGTAGGGATAAAGATTTTTACTGCTTCCTTCACCAGGAGGTGCGCGACTATATTTCCTTCTCTGAAGTTATGTCTAAAAGTTGGGAGCTTCAACTAGTGCATTAACAACCTGCATTCAAATATAATGTTAGAAAGGATTTGGTTGTTTTCATAAAGGAGATTAATGATCTCCGTTGAGTCTGTTTCTATCTCTAGTTTGAGAAACTTTATTTACTTTGCAATCTTTAAACCCTCATGCAGAGCCATTAACTCAGCTTGCATGGCTGATGCTGCATGGCCTGATTTATGGAAACCGACGATCCAATCTCCATTGATGTTTCTAAATACTCCACCTAATCCAGCTTCTAAAGTGGTTTTTGAAAAGGCTCCATCAATGTTTAACTTAAGAGTTCTCGCCGAAGGTTTTTCCCACTTGATCTCAATCATGATCTTCTTTACCTTGAAAGAGTTTTTTTTTCGTGAAGAAGTTAAATTCCTAAGCTTGTTGAATAACTTTAGCGGCATGAAGATCAAGGTCTAGGTTGTTAAAGTTGTTGTTGTTCTTTTTTTTCTAAATATTCCACAAAGAAAGGAAAAATGGTCTTCCAGTTTGTAGAATGGTTCTGAATGAATAAATCTTTTGGGTTGATCAGTCAGTGAGGGTTATTCTCGATAGGTTGGGTTGGAATACCCATACCGTTCCAAAATCACCTAGTAACGGGGCAGTGTATAAAAATATGTTGTATGTCTTCCATATTTTCTCTACAAACCGTGCAGATGACATAAATATTAATGCCAATATGGCCTAGTAAGGCTCGACATGATATACGGTTATGCATACATTGCCAAAGGAAATTTTTGATTTTGTTGGGACAGTGGAGGTCCCAAATCCAGTTAAAGATGAAAATCGAAGTGTTATTGGGATTTAAGAGGTTGTAACAGGACTTGGTAGTAAATAATCCATTTGTATTAGGGTTCCAACTCATGATGTCCCTTTTTAAGACCTTATTAAGTATAGGCGTTGAGGCAATATTGTTTATAATATTAGAAGgcaattcaaaaaaaatattaaagacATCTCATTTGCCTtgcttaataatattttttatgaaaaagTTTTGGTCATCCTTACTAAAAGGACCATATATGGAGTTTCTAAGGGTGTTGGAATTGTATATCTATTTGGAGGTCCAAATATTAATTTTGGAATCAATGTAGGAATACCATAAAGTGCTTTCATTACAAATTTTTTAACCTTTTAGAATAGCCTTCCAAATGAAAGACGTGTTGATAATAGACCTTTTTCTGGCATATTTGTGAGAAATAAGTTGTGCCCACGGGGTAGTAGAATTTAGCAAGAGTTTTCAATTGAGGCTTGTTAATAGGACGATGTTTTTGAAAGCAGCTGTGCGTATGCCAAGACCACCTTCAACTTTATTTTTCGTGCACATTTGCCAGTTCACCAAGTGTAATTTCTTAGAAGAGTTGGTAGATCCCCAAATGAAATCCCTTTGGATTTTATCTATTTGTTTAAGTATTTTTATTGGGAGTGAAGTGTATTGCGTGGAGTGGGTGGGAATAGCACTTAAGGTACTTGTGGCCAAAGTTGTTCTTCCAGCCATATTTAGGAAGGAACATTTCCAATGAGACAGTCTATTACGCAATTTGTCTAATAAAAATTGGAAATCTCTAGGTTTTGAATTGTGGTTTAAAATTGGGAAGCCAAGATATTTTTCAAATTCATGACTCAATTTTATACCTAAAAGGTTTGTGAAATAAGAGGAAATTGCTAGGGAGCATTTTTTTTAGAAGATGATTTGGGATTTTAGATAATTAATGGAAAGTCCCGATTCTTGGCAGAAAAGGTCCATACAAGATTTTATTCATTGACCAGCTTTTTTGTTAGCCTTTCCCATTAGTGTAATATCATCCGCAAATAGAACTTGAGAGAAGGAGAGACCTTTATGGTTGGTTTTAAACGGATCCCAACACAAAATGTCTATTTGATGATTAATGAGTCTTGAAAGTAACTCAAGGCAAATGATGAAAATATAGGGAGATAATGGGTCTCCTTGGCGAATGCCCCGACTAGGACTAAAGAAATATGTTCTGGTACCATTTACCAGGATCCCCATTAAGCTAGTGCTAATACAATGCATAATTAATTTAgaaatttttggaggaaatttgaAATATCTCAGAATTCTATAAACAAAAGACCATTCAAGTCTATCAAAAGTCTTTTCTAGGTCTATCTTAATTAACATGTCAAGATTTGAATTTTTTGAATTACAGAGATTATTCATTATTTCCTGAATAATAATAGCGTTATCACTAGctcttttatttttaatgaagCTGGATTGAAGAGGACTAATAAAATATGGAAGGAAAGTCTTGACCCTATTGGCTATGATTTTTGTGATAATTTTATAGGACATATTACAAAGACCAATAGGCCTAAAGTTTTTGAGGTTGTTTGCATCATGAGGCATATAAAGGTTTCATTAGTACCAGTAGGCAATACTTGGGTTTCAAACACATCGTGGTAGTAATTTATGACAGAATTATCAATAATGTGCCAATATTTTTGATAGAAAAAAGTATGTATTCCATCTGGACCAGGGGTTTTGAAAGGTTTGAAGGAGAAAATAGCCTTAGTGATTTCACATTTGATAAAGGTATGCCAAGGCTGATTAAATCTATAGTGTTGTGGCATGTGGGGTCTTTAAGGATGACATTTTTGTGGGTTATGAATTTGGAAGTTGTAAAAGCGTTTTGAAAGAAAGTGAGGGTATGATCTAGGATTAATTTAGGTCTGTGATCCATTCACCATTATCATTAATGAAGTACATAATAGCATTACGACGTTTACGATTAGAGGCCATTAAGTGATAGAATCTTGTATTGGCATCTCCGTCATTTAGCCAAGAAATTCTAGAGCGTAGTTTCCAAAAATCTTGTTccattttaagaatattattgTACTCTAGTTGTAATTGAGTTTCTAAGTCTTGCAAGAAAAAACTCATTTGGTATGATGGAGAAGATTGGATCCCGTTTACCCGAGATAATATCCTAGGTCCATAAGGTTACAATTGTTAATGCTATTCCATAAAGAGTTACTACGCCTACGGTTTATGGGATTTCCACCAAATTTATCATTTACACTAAAAATGTCATTAAAGTCTCCTCCTAATAACCAAGGGCCCTTGTAATTTTTGTGAATATTTTCAATATTATTCCATAATTCACGTATATTTTCTAATTTGGTGCTAGCATAGATAGAGACAAATAACCAAGTAGTTTGAGTAGGGATTACCTCAACGGTAGCGTAAATTTCTTGGTTCCTCCTAACAAAGTTGTGAACTTTCACTATACTAGCATCCCACATTATCACCATTCCACCAGTTTGACCCTCGGCTGGAACCTCAATCATTTCCGAAAATGGAGAGTCACTCAAGAGGGAAATATGATTTTCCATACGTGTTTCTAACAGTGTAACCATGCAAGGTTTATGGGTATCAATCATTTCCCTAAAATTGACACGAAAGTTATCGTTGTTACCACCGCGTATGTTCCAGATAATGATATTAGTTGGTCGATACATCATCGGTGCATGGTTGTTGGTTGAGCCATTCTCCATTCTTGCATGGAGTATTGGGTTCCTCCGAAGTGAGGGAACAAGTATCATTGCATGGCTCCCCACTGTTGGGTCCTGTGGTGGCCTGATATCCATTGAGCATTTGTACAAAGCTGGGGGGCAACTGAGAATATACCTCTTCTCTTGCATTTCCCTGAAGAGATACATCTTTACTTCGTTTAGGCTTGAAAATTCTATTATTTCCCCTGATTCTACTAAattcatctcttctacattcccTACTTGATGACCTTCTGGTTCTGGCACATTGGGATTGGGTGCTTGAGGTGGTGCATTGTTTACTGGAGGTGGTGTATGAGCTTGACTCTGGGTATGATGTGGAGTTGTTGTCCAGGGTATGAAGATTGGGTTTAGATTCGAGATCTCCCCTGGTGGGAAGAAAGGAAGGTCGATTGTCATATTCCGTGGTTGTAGAGGGTTGAAGTGTGGAGGCAAGTTCCAATGGTTCCTCATTGCCTGGGCTTGGTTTGCATTCATTGTGGGGGCTAGTGGGTGGAGAATATTGTTCAACCAAATATGGTTGAGGTAGTTGCTCATGGCCATGTGCATCCCCTCGGATACTAATTGGGCTAAGAAGTGTAAGTTATGGAGGATGATCATTGTCTTCTGACCATCCAGTATCATATTGAATGTGATTGCATGACCCATCACAGCTTGTTCTATCCATGATAGTGGTTGGTGGTCTTGGGGTATGGGTGGTTGAATGAAGAAGATCGTTTGATTTTCTGGTTGATTGTTCAAATTTGGTGATGGATTGACCATTGTGTGGGCTCGTTGATGTTTTAGAATTTTCACTAGTCGGAATCTTCTCCTTTGAGAAATAGGTATTCTTGGCATAGTTGTTACCGGAGTGGTGGTTTATATTAACTCCAGAAGTTAAGTTGGTGGGAGGGGAAGGGGTTTGAGTAACATAATTAAATAGGTTGGTAATGATTGAATCTATTTGCATGCTTTGGTTGCTTGTGGGAGATAAGATTTTAAAGGGATTTGGTGTAGTAGTAGGGTTAGGCACGTGTTGGTCTTTATTGGCCAATTGTGCAACTGAGATGGTCTTGTGGGACAAGTGTTGTGGGACACCATCTTCCTCCATACAataaatattatcattatcaatattattgatgatattaggATAGTTAATTCCAGATATTAACTGATCTTTTCCACTTTGTAGGTTTGTGCTTTTAGAAGAATTAGCCTCATTATTATCGTCAGTAGAAAATTTAAACTTTTGCATGTTAAATAAGCTAGTTTCCTTCATGCAAAACACATTGTCTTTTGAAGTATTCTTTGGGGCCACGTCATTAACCCTAAAGTCtaaatttatttttgaattagGAAATTCTTTAACATCTAGTTCCATTGACGGATTGTCCAAGATAGTAAATTTGTTTTCACTGGTAACTTGATTTAGTGTAGAGAGATCGTTATAATTAGTGTAGATCTTTATTCTGCTCATGCTTTGATTGCTAGGAGAGTTATTGCTAGTGTTAGGGTGTTGAGTAGAAAACTTACCTGGTATTCCatgtgatttttttttgtttgtacCTGATTTTTGGATTGCTTCGTTTCCCCTTCCAATGGCTCTCTTTTTCTTGGAGAACTTAACCGTCTGCCACACTTCACCAATGGTATCTTGGACATTATTGCATTCATACGGGTATAGAGTTGGGTTGCTCGGTAAAGTGTTTGTCACTGTTGGCGAAGCTTTTCTATATTGGCACTTTACAGCCACATGGCTTTGTCTCCCAACAATTTTTACATAAAAGATTTTCGCTCTCATATTGGATATATTGTTTGTGATTTTCAATATGAATGAAGGGAATAACAGACTCTTACAGTGATAGTTCAATACACAGTCTAGCATAACGACCCCTTAGAGTAGAAGATGTACAAGCATCTATTTTTAATAAACTACCAATGGTATTTTCAATTTTTGCTAGTGTAATACCATCGTAGAACTCGATTGGCAATTGTGGTAGACGGACCCATACAAAACTGAGTGAATTGTTTACTTCCGTTGCTACAAAGTTTGGTTTCCATCTCTGAATTGAAAGGAAGTGGCCAAAAATAAACCATGGGCCATGATGTAAAACCTTGAACATGTGATCCTCACAGTTGAATTTGGTAATGTAGTAATCTGCTTCCAGATCGATTAAAGAAAAattttcaaggatttttcaaatTTCTTGTATTTTCTTTTTGAGAAGACGGTGTTGGATTTTTTTACCAGGGAGTTTGATAATAATAGACTATTTCCATGGTTGGTAGATACGTTCTTGTTCTTCCAAAAAAAGATGGATTCTGTGGTATCCAATTGTACTTGAGTTTAAAGATGTCGGACTTGATTCTTGTGACATTGAAGGAAGACTATCATATGGAAGGGTGTGTATATTAATTACGGAATTTTGCacatatttaattaatttgtCTTTAAAACTCGAATCAGGTTTATTGTGGTATATGCTAGTGATTTTTATTACTATATCTAATGGTTTGGGTGATATTTGAAATATTTGGTCTTGATTCTCCATAGCAACTTGAGTAGGTTATAGCAAGTGTGATAAACTTAGCTTGTTTAGTGAGAGGCCAGAGAAAATTTTCTAGAGTGAGATCACCCTCCTGTTTTCTATGTTTATGAAAAGAAAGCGCACAACTTTTCAACCAAAGCATATTTCATTATTTAATAAGACAAACTGTTTGAATACCAACGGCTTATTTAATTGGTTTAAAGTGGGATTAGTTGGTGTCATGTATTTAATTAGTTTAAAGTTGGATTGGTAGGGTTTTAATGACGACTTTATGTTGAGCACCGTCCTATTGTTTTCTTCCATGAACCAACATTAAATTACTTACTGTTTTGGGTTGTTGCAATATCAGTGTAGGTTATAAGGTTTAAACCTATAATAAATACTACCTTTTGGCTTCATTGTTAACTTCGtcaaatattgaatattaaaaacaCCAATAAGCCATTCTAACACCTCTCAAAATATGGGAAAAATCAGAAATAGCGAGATTTACAATTGAtatttgaaaaatagtcacaatttcaaaagtaatcgaaatttagttattttttcatgtaaagatgtaatctgaacaaaaacacccTTAAAAGTTCGAAAAAATTCTAGCGTAATATGCTGTAGTtcgatttttttttatatatgagatagtataatatgttggaatttataatgtgctggagttccaacataatatgcgaGAAGTTTAAATAGAGAAGCTCCATAAtctagcatattatactggaatttTCCGTGtaagagttccaacataatatgatggaagtttatacgcaggagctccataatccaacatattatgctggaacttccCGTGTTTCGGCAAAacactggctatttttcaatgactttgcaaacactgGCTATTTTTCGATTACCATTCCAAAAACTGGCTAGACCGTGCTATTTTCGCCTCAAAATACATCGATCAAAGAGCCAACTACTAAGTAACACTAATTATTAGTaccaaaaattgagaaaagtaGAACTACTATAATTATTAATAGCTTGCTGTATTTTGATTATATATCTAATAGCACAGAAATACTTACTAGAATACATGAACAACTAATATTATCGTGGGTGGTTGGACATGGATGAAATTTGCAGCATCCTTTAAAATAAAACCCATACCAATTTGTTAGTATCTTGATATTCTTTGAGGATTTCCtaaattaaataatgaatatgttTATCTGCTTTTTCTATTCTACGTAGGGTGGACATTGATTATAAAAAATgtttattttaaaaatgaaaCAATAATTAGCGACAAGGGACTAAAAACACACATGAACGCCGAAAGAAACGAAAACAATTACTACTAGTGTACTACATACtgcttaaattttaattttaatttcacaAGTTTGAATTTTAGTTGTTTCTCTATCTAGCTAAACCTTGTATACTTTTAACTATGAAAAGAAAGTATACACAAGTATCAACTGTTTTACCTTAACAATTAAGATGAGTGCTTCACATAAACGAATACTTCAAATTAAAGATACCACATAAGGTAGATCACAATTCACAATATAGTTTTAAAAATCAGGAAATACCATTTTATTTTTTAtgcaaaaaaaagaaagaaaaaagaaataccaTCAagaatgttattattattatttggacTAGCGGACAACGACACGTCTCGAAAAGAAAGACAGTTTAGTTACATTATTTACTTAATTAAGATTTCTCAAATTAGAAACCTCCTAACCAAGAGGCAAAAGTTTGGAATGAACCTTCATTGCTTATTCATTGGCATAACAATTCAAAATTCTGCAATTTATTGAGTTAATTGTTTCAATTAAGCAAAAATCTCGGGTTTTAGCGAAAGTCGCTTTTGATATGGAGCACTTTACTCTCAAAATGGGATTTTTTGATGTCAAATTAAAGTTAATTAGGCTCCAAAGTAAATAACTGACACtgaataaaaaatcaaaaaaataatattacttATTCACTTTCACATTTGTCCTTCGCAAACAAATTTTtccaaacaagtctgccatttcCATAACTAATTGCCAAACATATATTTTgggagaagaaaaagaaggagaATTATTTCTAAAGAAACAGAAGTTGGGGAAAACAGTGAAGAAACAAAACAGTTACGAATTTCCAATTTCTTCTCTTCGTTTTTAGACCTCGAGAATTATTTCTTCTCCCCTCTAAAGAAAGGAAGTAATAAAGATAGTGAAAAGAAAGTATCCTTAATTTCAAATGAGCCCTTAAAATTTAGATAATTTACTGCATCAACCCAAGAATTTTGTGACATAATATACTCTCCGTTTCACTTAAAAGATTCACACTTTTTTATATCCAAAATCATTTAACTTCACATTTTCATTTTGCCACTGGCATGACTTTAATGTCCCTTTGGATATGAGAGAACATATTagttaatatttaaaataaaagtgTTTTCTTATGTGATCATGCGGAGAAAATGATAATAATTCTCAGGTTGGTTCAAAAGTGCTCTTTTTATTATATTCTAAACAATTTTAGTCATTTAAGTTTGCTAAATTGCGTACATTTAATCTCTATCAAACATTAAAGAAACTCTGATTATTTTATTTAATGGGAACTATAAAAAATAGGAGTTAACATGAACTCATATTAGGAGATACGATTTACAtagtttttattatttttggcatattttgaaTTTTGTATGGCTTTTTGAGGTCTAATTTCTGCTATTTTTAATCTATATCTAGTTTTTGCTACTGTAGTTTATGAGATTTGTCGACTTAAATTTTTTTCTATTACAGTTTTCTTTTAATCTAATAACCAAAGTTTGTTAAACatgtgaaaaaaataaaaaatttacggTAAAATTAAAGGACCAAGACTGTATAAAGTATATTTAAGGGACCATTTTAAACCTACCCCAAACCTAGAagatatttttatcattttctccTCGTCTCCGATTATGCCTATGTGAATTTTTAATTGTCAACGAGCCCTTTAACTTTAACTAATTTTCTGCACCGACCCGCGAAATGgaaaatgaaaatgtaatatAGTACTACTAGGAGATCAGTTCTTCTTTCGATTTCCCCTTTGATTCCGTCATTCCCATTTACACCCCTTCTGATTCCCTTTGAAAATTTCACAACATATCCTTTAagcaaattatattttttctgCCCATATTTATAAGTTGAAGAAAAGTAGATTCAGATTGAATTGTGTAATTGGGTATTCAAAGTAATCGAATTTGAATAAAAAAGATGGATTCTGCAATACCCGCTTCTCAATCGGAAGAGGGGAAGCGAGAGGAGGAggcagaacccaaagaaatggcgCACAAGACTAAGGTTATTCAATTCTTGGGCCGAACCACACCAATTATTCTCCAAAACGACAATGGCCCATGTCCACTCCTTGCTATCTGTAAGCCCCCCTTCTCTTCCGTAGGGTTTTATTGAGTTGTATGTATACTTTGAGATTGAGACATATTATGGAAAATGTTTGTTACTATCTTAGTTCTGTTATTTTGGTTACTTGTTTTGATAAAGATCATGTTTTTACTTAATTTATATATGAAATGGAGTATTTTATGATGAAATTTGCCAGTAGTCTTTTTAGGTTGTTTAGAGATTTTTATAATAGTAAAGAATCTTTAGTTTTAGAGAACCATGTAGAGAGAAAAGATATAGAGGTCGTATATAGCAAATCCTTACTAATTTGGATTGACGCgtagctgttgttgttgttgtcgtcatCGTAAAAAGGCAGTATAGTTTTCTTGAACTATTACTCCCTTCATCCCATTTTACCTGATGTCATTTGATCGGGAACAAAGTTTTAAGGGAAAAAAAAAGACTTCTTGAAACTTCTAAAGTAAGTTGTAGAAATTTGTGCAACTGTAAAATAGGAAGTTCAAAGTTAAATAATTTCTAACTGTAGAAAGATATCATTTTTTTTTAGTACAGACTAAAAAGAAAGAacatcacataaattggaacaaagGGAGTATTTACTATGAGAGTTGACTATACTTTAGCCTAAACCTGTAATGGCCTTTAGGATAGAAGTCTGCATCTTATTGTGATGCTTAATGAATTGTTCCTTTTGTTTTATTTTGTGGTATCGAATCTGAATTGTAGTTTTTTCTGCTCTGGCTTGTACGAGAGACCAAAAAGATGCAAAGGGAAATAGAAATAAAGAGAATTCagaaagaaaaggaaataaaGTAGAAAAAGGCAGAAACTTGTTTCGTTCGCACTAACTGATCTATGGTTATAGCAATCTGTAGAGATATGATCTTAGGGAATCGGTTGCATGTGATATGTTATTAGCAACTGCTGACGGAGGGACTAAGCTGTAAATATTCATAAACGTAAATATGAAAATCAGTGATCCAACAGTTACCATCCTCACCTAAACCTCAAGGTACAACCCTTGCACGTTACATTTACCCCCTTCAAAGAACTTGATGCATACAATTGAAGCTTGAGGAATGTGCCGTATAACCTTAGGTGCCCAATTAGCTTCTTATAGCAAGAGAATTGCGCATTGTGCTAGAATCTCTGTTAAAGTCGAATTTTGCCCCTTTACCATGCTTTTGTAAAAGTTAGTCACAGGTTCAGTCAAGCATTGTCCATCCTCAGCAAGTGTTGGTGGGTCAATTGAAGGTGTAACTTGGGCTGCTACATTCTAAATTAACCGTGACACATGGAACATTGGATATATCTTAGCTGTTAGAGGCAATTAAAGTATAGGCAGCAGACCCCGCATTCTTTTTTACCATATAAAGTCAAAATTTAGCGAGTCACAAaccttttaagtttttttttataaggtaaaatAACTTTCAGTAACTAGGGTTGCGATTTCAGATTACCCAATCTCTTGTTACAAACACCCTTTCAATTTTTCTGAGTGTGCATAAAATTTTACTCTTTCATGAGCCTTCTCCAAGTTCTCCTACTGCTTCTGAGCTATCATTTGTGCTTGTTTGACTGAGCTACTGTATCAAAGATTGGGGAGGAGGGAATCTA
The DNA window shown above is from Nicotiana tomentosiformis chromosome 8, ASM39032v3, whole genome shotgun sequence and carries:
- the LOC117280014 gene encoding uncharacterized protein — its product is MVNPSPNLNNQPENQTIFFIQPPIPQDHQPLSWIEQAVMGHAITFNMILDGQKTMIILHNLHFLAQLVSEGMHMAMSNYLNHIWLNNILHPLAPTMNANQAQAMRNHWNLPPHFNPLQPRNMTIDLPFFPPGEISNLNPIFIPWTTTPHHTQSQAHTPPPVNNAPPQAPNPNVPEPEGHQVGNVEEMNLVESGEIIEFSSLNEVKMYLFREMQEKRYILSCPPALYKCSMDIRPPQDPTVGSHAMILVPSLRRNPILHARMENGSTNNHAPMMYRPTNIIIWNIRGGNNDNFRVNFREMIDTHKPCMVTLLETRMENHISLLSDSPFSEMIEVPAEGQTGGMVIMWDASIVKVHNFVRRNQEIYATVEVVNALVEAPNF